In Rickettsia endosymbiont of Gonocerus acuteangulatus, the following are encoded in one genomic region:
- the cyaY gene encoding iron donor protein CyaY encodes MNNSEFSKIAETVIAHIADRIEEQNQDIDIDLQSDILNIDTADGTYVINKQSAAKEIWLSSPISGPYHFFYEQGKWKNRAGRELMSILNDELGVDF; translated from the coding sequence ATGAATAATAGTGAATTTAGTAAAATAGCTGAGACAGTAATTGCACATATAGCAGACAGGATTGAAGAACAAAATCAAGATATAGATATAGATCTACAAAGTGATATATTAAATATTGATACCGCTGACGGCACATATGTAATAAATAAACAAAGTGCAGCTAAGGAAATTTGGTTATCATCTCCTATTAGCGGACCTTACCATTTTTTCTATGAGCAAGGAAAATGGAAAAATAGAGCCGGACGAGAGCTAATGAGTATTTTAAATGATGAACTTGGAGTTGATTTTTAA